One Candidatus Cloacimonas sp. DNA window includes the following coding sequences:
- a CDS encoding ATP-binding protein, which yields MFIDHRYEVLEQLGSGSWANVFKVRDIRTGKIYSLKLFQYISSEELYSRFTAEEMHHITRLEHPNLSKVVDFGNIGDHIYYLCEFFDGKQLSTFKFGKNKINQIYEIAVQICYALNALHTQNILHKDLKLENVLYRMEGNTIVLKLLDYGFSKIDTNRDSQAVSGTLPYLAPEVYLGKPASKASDFYSLGVILYKLTTGSFPFSIDQISALITGGNQYIIPNFPSELNKNIPLALEKLILRLLDQNPDNRFTDSEEIVNYINRIQPVQYPFSVSWSMINTLKFNSYLIRDKFSHQILDYIPVIEKGNGKIISVIGGDGLGKDSIISLFRYHLFSGKYFIYDYTCSKTDHEAFFALVKEFVQSLSNEDMQKYNGLKMISEKFRLYLFGSEQEAKTVTQSSSELKLDFESVKSLLIDISSDKPIIFIIRNFQFVHHNTIDFLNYMSSYIVKHPIMIVISSNDYNKINQIEHSVLINIPSLNLEESRSYINRLLASFTSTYHKDEVPEELVTEIYKRSAGNPQFIVEILIDLTQRNKLYYNKVMHYPENLSDYQLPNRLLHSIYSRLSHLKEVNYLHLQKLSIVQTPLSRELMLSILKIKDTELYSLLNDGIYNEILRKHGKNYYFTIKEAKQRLYKECNEKMHILISQRVLKFYAKETILDYESCRGLIINSFIANDPVSARFYYLKMYDLLNQEYRQEEAFEAILNVLNLDLDPSLQISVKDIITDINKFQEKTEITGFYERANFIIQEFSNFPDIFEKYYLLGTVDLMAENIQTALTIYQQAENFIVTGKQQLLIWLGYSRVYAKIDTEKMKYYVDKALKQKMTLELEITFIDRLAVYYSLMKDLDMAIKTVEDYLEKLPPEHNANVMICLAAIHNDLGVFYSEQKKIEEANDHLFTSLNLWRRYNIKRYLGLIYNNISDLYLRQGFTVISEHYSELAYQYSDELNLLVSKALALLNQGEAKIKMGDFLTAEQKLLECESLVLSKGSNIFLQAVKRNLALAKSKIKGFGHYFSFIMDNEPELINGQIKELNPLVKTYFYYLHETANAKKLRKLLAKNVHINYKHINEEEFYHNALALSAMAEKDFEGALNELKIALRYAGEINNNYAIAVFYVLQIRCYYGLGEVERARELIEIASPIIRENQYRYWQCELNVLSLKLDLLDADIPLRAILRKVNEYLEDWSSYEYYQLNVELYQIKIQILTELKQDDFAAEELRKYKAYLEKITENISNDDRQNYLSVNLYYLNNLKKFTLLPTASRTREIIKKWNEMLFNITNINSIDRIKFLIEKGLIQVLSPWQFCLMQYSDRMSSYSCFQSYNTGKDNLFSAEFVPYIEKAYKMDSPVVFEQDNRHLMIVPFQIGSKRIGFLQLSDKGEMPYTKQELSIMRNTKQHLAALLIRIEDFSQITLRIAKMNQLMSITHNLMRTVNINELETAIVAACIDFTNSTRGFLIKRDSDGTIIYKVQLNSAKQILPVVSGVSKTVLSSSQSSQEIISTYNAVEDNRFKSAISVQDYVLHTIFCAPVIVDNAVYGYIYLDNLNDNTREMYLNIEIIKLLLEQINIALKNAMLYENLLQKNNELNTFETLKDEFMAIVAHELNTPLTTLQGYVTRLKRNLFADEEERTDIINKIENSVKKLILTTNDITTMNTYNLTNSLPLTTLSVQEILEIVYQEVQILSRNRKMFIKLEVEKDLPPIKANWEALHLMVYNLVLNAIRFTNDFGTVIIGARKSAFQSEKIDGKEALVIYVQDNGIGIPEYQLRNVFRKFYELNEIYAHKSGTIEYRSSGLGLGLTTSKRIAELHSGKIWIKSKENEGTTVFVSIPLKPKSKV from the coding sequence ATGTTTATTGACCACCGTTATGAGGTTTTGGAGCAATTAGGCAGCGGTTCTTGGGCTAATGTTTTTAAGGTGCGTGATATTAGAACAGGGAAAATATACAGTTTGAAACTGTTTCAATATATATCTTCGGAGGAATTATACTCGCGATTTACTGCGGAAGAAATGCACCATATAACTCGCTTGGAACATCCAAATCTTAGTAAAGTCGTAGATTTTGGCAATATTGGTGACCACATATATTATCTATGTGAATTTTTTGATGGTAAACAGCTTTCCACCTTCAAGTTCGGTAAAAATAAAATAAATCAAATATATGAAATTGCCGTCCAGATTTGTTATGCTTTGAATGCCTTGCATACCCAAAACATATTGCACAAGGATTTGAAACTGGAAAATGTGCTTTACAGAATGGAAGGGAATACTATAGTGCTTAAATTGTTGGATTACGGTTTTTCCAAAATAGACACAAACAGAGATTCTCAAGCGGTTTCTGGAACTCTTCCTTATCTTGCTCCTGAGGTTTATTTGGGTAAACCGGCGAGCAAAGCCAGCGATTTTTATTCTTTAGGGGTTATATTATATAAACTTACTACGGGCAGTTTTCCTTTTAGCATAGATCAAATATCAGCATTAATAACGGGTGGCAATCAATATATAATTCCCAATTTTCCCAGTGAATTGAATAAAAATATCCCTTTGGCTCTGGAAAAATTAATCCTGCGTCTGTTGGATCAAAATCCGGATAATCGTTTTACTGATAGTGAAGAAATCGTAAATTACATCAATAGAATTCAACCTGTGCAATATCCTTTTTCCGTTTCCTGGTCGATGATCAATACTTTAAAATTCAATAGCTACCTGATAAGAGATAAATTCTCGCATCAAATTCTTGATTATATTCCGGTGATAGAAAAAGGAAACGGCAAAATAATTTCTGTGATTGGGGGAGATGGATTGGGGAAAGACAGCATCATTTCCTTGTTTCGTTACCATCTCTTCAGCGGTAAATACTTTATTTATGACTATACTTGTTCTAAAACTGATCATGAGGCATTTTTTGCTTTAGTTAAAGAATTTGTGCAATCCCTCAGCAATGAAGATATGCAAAAATACAACGGACTGAAAATGATTTCGGAAAAATTCCGCTTGTATCTGTTTGGTTCTGAACAAGAAGCGAAAACAGTCACTCAATCCAGCAGTGAATTGAAACTTGATTTTGAATCCGTTAAAAGCTTGCTGATAGACATTTCCAGTGATAAACCCATTATATTCATCATTCGTAATTTTCAGTTCGTTCATCATAATACGATTGATTTTCTCAATTATATGTCTTCCTATATAGTAAAACATCCTATAATGATTGTTATCAGCAGTAATGATTACAATAAAATAAACCAGATTGAGCATAGTGTGCTGATTAATATTCCCAGCTTGAATTTGGAAGAAAGCCGCAGTTATATAAACCGTTTACTGGCAAGTTTTACTTCTACATATCATAAAGATGAGGTGCCGGAAGAATTAGTCACGGAGATATACAAACGCTCTGCAGGAAATCCTCAATTTATTGTGGAAATCCTGATTGACCTTACTCAACGCAATAAACTTTATTATAACAAGGTGATGCACTATCCTGAGAATCTTTCTGATTATCAATTGCCAAATCGTCTGTTACATTCAATATATTCTCGCTTGAGCCATTTAAAAGAAGTAAACTATCTGCATTTGCAAAAATTGAGCATAGTGCAGACACCTTTAAGTAGAGAACTGATGCTTTCTATCTTAAAAATAAAGGATACGGAACTGTATTCTTTGTTAAATGATGGCATTTATAACGAAATATTGAGGAAACACGGAAAGAATTATTATTTTACCATCAAGGAAGCAAAACAGCGTCTATATAAAGAATGCAACGAAAAAATGCATATCTTAATATCCCAAAGAGTGCTGAAGTTCTATGCCAAAGAAACAATCTTGGATTATGAATCCTGCCGGGGTTTAATTATCAATTCCTTTATAGCTAACGATCCAGTTAGCGCGCGCTTCTACTATTTGAAAATGTATGATTTGCTGAATCAGGAATATAGACAGGAAGAAGCATTTGAAGCAATTTTGAATGTGCTGAATCTGGATTTGGATCCTTCCCTGCAAATATCCGTAAAAGATATTATTACCGATATCAACAAGTTTCAGGAAAAAACGGAAATAACTGGTTTCTATGAAAGAGCCAATTTCATTATTCAGGAATTCAGCAATTTTCCTGATATTTTTGAGAAGTATTATCTGTTGGGGACGGTAGATTTGATGGCGGAAAACATACAGACCGCACTCACTATATATCAACAAGCTGAAAATTTCATCGTTACAGGCAAACAGCAACTACTTATTTGGCTTGGTTATTCGCGAGTTTATGCTAAGATAGATACTGAGAAAATGAAGTATTATGTGGATAAAGCTCTAAAGCAAAAAATGACTCTCGAACTGGAAATAACTTTCATCGATCGTCTGGCTGTTTACTATTCATTGATGAAAGATTTGGATATGGCAATTAAGACGGTAGAGGACTATCTGGAAAAATTGCCTCCCGAGCATAATGCTAATGTTATGATCTGTTTGGCGGCTATTCATAATGACTTAGGTGTTTTTTACAGTGAGCAGAAAAAAATAGAAGAAGCGAATGATCATCTTTTTACATCCTTAAATCTTTGGCGTCGATACAATATCAAACGCTATTTGGGGCTTATTTACAATAATATTTCAGATCTGTATCTGAGACAGGGTTTTACGGTTATCTCAGAACACTATTCAGAACTGGCATATCAATATTCGGATGAGCTTAATCTTCTTGTATCCAAAGCATTGGCTTTGTTGAATCAAGGTGAAGCAAAAATTAAAATGGGAGATTTTCTTACGGCTGAGCAAAAATTGCTGGAATGCGAATCACTGGTTCTTTCCAAAGGTAGCAATATTTTTCTTCAGGCGGTGAAAAGAAACCTTGCCTTGGCAAAAAGTAAAATTAAGGGTTTTGGGCATTACTTCAGTTTCATTATGGACAATGAGCCGGAATTAATCAATGGTCAGATAAAGGAATTGAATCCTCTGGTAAAGACCTATTTCTATTATTTGCACGAAACGGCAAATGCCAAAAAACTGAGAAAATTATTAGCAAAAAATGTACATATCAATTACAAACATATAAATGAGGAAGAGTTTTATCATAATGCCCTTGCCTTGTCAGCAATGGCGGAAAAGGACTTTGAAGGTGCTTTGAATGAACTTAAAATTGCCTTGCGTTATGCAGGTGAGATTAACAATAACTATGCAATAGCGGTCTTCTATGTCCTACAAATCCGTTGCTATTATGGCTTGGGGGAGGTGGAACGAGCTCGTGAACTTATCGAAATAGCTTCGCCTATTATTAGAGAAAATCAATATCGTTATTGGCAATGCGAATTGAATGTGCTATCCTTAAAACTTGACCTTTTGGATGCGGACATTCCCTTGCGAGCAATTTTAAGAAAAGTGAATGAATATCTGGAGGATTGGAGTTCCTACGAGTATTATCAGCTAAATGTTGAATTGTATCAAATAAAAATCCAAATACTCACAGAGCTGAAGCAAGATGATTTTGCCGCGGAAGAATTGAGAAAATATAAAGCATATCTGGAGAAAATAACCGAAAACATCAGCAATGACGATAGGCAGAACTATTTAAGCGTAAATCTCTATTATTTGAATAACCTGAAAAAGTTTACTCTATTGCCCACTGCATCACGCACAAGAGAAATTATCAAAAAATGGAATGAGATGCTATTTAATATAACTAACATTAATAGCATAGACAGAATAAAATTTCTGATAGAGAAAGGCCTGATCCAAGTTTTATCTCCTTGGCAATTCTGCTTGATGCAATATTCAGATAGAATGTCTTCTTATTCTTGTTTCCAAAGCTATAATACAGGGAAGGATAATTTATTCAGCGCAGAATTTGTGCCCTACATAGAAAAAGCGTATAAAATGGATAGTCCGGTTGTCTTTGAACAAGATAACAGGCATTTAATGATAGTTCCTTTTCAGATTGGCTCTAAACGGATTGGGTTTTTGCAACTTTCCGATAAAGGAGAAATGCCTTACACTAAACAAGAATTATCCATTATGCGCAATACAAAACAACATCTTGCCGCTTTGCTTATTAGAATAGAGGATTTTAGTCAGATTACTCTGCGCATAGCAAAAATGAACCAGTTGATGTCCATTACGCATAATTTAATGAGAACGGTAAATATAAATGAACTGGAAACGGCTATTGTTGCCGCTTGCATAGATTTTACCAATAGCACGCGGGGTTTTCTGATTAAAAGAGACAGCGATGGAACTATTATCTATAAAGTGCAGCTAAATTCTGCCAAACAAATTTTACCGGTAGTTTCCGGAGTGAGTAAAACAGTATTAAGCTCGTCTCAAAGTAGTCAGGAAATCATATCTACTTACAATGCCGTGGAAGACAACCGTTTTAAAAGCGCTATTAGCGTTCAAGATTATGTGTTGCATACAATATTTTGTGCTCCCGTGATTGTAGATAACGCTGTTTATGGATATATCTATCTGGATAATTTGAACGATAACACGCGGGAGATGTATTTAAATATCGAGATAATCAAGCTGCTATTGGAGCAAATTAATATTGCCTTAAAGAATGCTATGCTCTACGAGAATTTACTGCAAAAGAATAACGAACTTAATACATTTGAAACGCTGAAGGATGAATTTATGGCTATTGTAGCACACGAATTAAATACTCCTTTAACAACTTTGCAGGGTTATGTAACTCGTTTGAAACGCAATCTCTTTGCTGATGAAGAAGAAAGAACGGATATCATAAACAAGATTGAAAATTCGGTAAAAAAGCTGATTCTCACTACCAATGATATTACGACAATGAATACTTATAACTTAACCAATTCTTTACCTCTTACAACTCTGTCCGTGCAGGAAATATTGGAAATCGTATATCAGGAAGTGCAAATTCTTTCCCGCAATCGCAAGATGTTTATAAAATTGGAAGTTGAGAAAGATTTGCCACCCATTAAAGCTAACTGGGAAGCACTGCATTTGATGGTATATAATTTGGTCTTAAATGCCATTCGCTTTACCAATGATTTTGGCACCGTGATTATTGGTGCACGAAAATCAGCATTCCAAAGTGAAAAAATAGATGGAAAAGAAGCATTAGTCATCTATGTTCAAGATAATGGAATCGGCATACCTGAATATCAACTAAGGAATGTGTTTCGGAAATTCTATGAACTGAACGAAATTTATGCACATAAATCTGGGACCATAGAATATCGTAGCAGTGGACTTGGCTTAGGATTAACTACTTCCAAACGCATTGCAGAATTGCATTCCGGTAAAATTTGGATTAAGAGTAAAGAAAACGAAGGCACCACTGTCTTTGTATCTATACCATTAAAACCTAAAAGCAAGGTTTAA
- a CDS encoding thioredoxin family protein, whose product MIKDLNDVNFDQATSGAKVVIEFWAPWCGPCEVLGSIMDEIAKEYPEMEFYKINVDEYPALADKHSIHSIPTLLFYQRGKLVDSIIGVVSVGVIVKRLERINS is encoded by the coding sequence ATGATTAAGGACTTAAATGATGTGAATTTTGATCAAGCAACATCCGGAGCGAAAGTTGTGATAGAATTTTGGGCGCCGTGGTGTGGTCCGTGTGAAGTTCTGGGTTCAATTATGGATGAAATAGCAAAAGAGTATCCGGAAATGGAATTCTACAAAATTAATGTAGATGAATATCCTGCTCTGGCAGATAAACATAGTATTCATAGTATCCCCACTTTGTTATTTTATCAACGCGGAAAACTGGTGGATTCCATTATCGGAGTTGTCTCAGTAGGTGTAATTGTAAAGCGATTAGAACGAATTAATTCCTGA
- a CDS encoding tetratricopeptide repeat protein, which produces MKWIYTALFALFLICLYAAEPTVKEDGSSVMAETSSDTYTYKYITELVQEGDSPNLEKEIIMFKVTYPDSPYLPYVKYIEGNLAMERGDYSTAIYIFEPLLKVNLNQTVLADLILNYAYCLSELKMYDASLSLLQQLERKIGNPLYNDLADHLRGDIYFKQGQFYAAEESYTKAAKAFPTNEAIRYALYSTYLQLGKDEEALTLLKTQAAESDYFYNYARLWLEFLLSNERYADFDQFIMDNQLEEKTIPAEIIDICIRRYLQDSDYIKVAGLLPKVKQDSPRFQYYKALLHINSGKKQQADSLLAVLSTTPEKEIAIPALLEHLKLSYEINPAAAIEQLNSYLSQTSDEFMKAELYYTLGYFYYQSGNYIDAIKQLAQAKHYVITRELMSRIDYLTAEAFYAAGRIELAKAAFNRYLNLYPTGNRRDRAWFYLGYIDYLEKDYMAAKSLFQEFTELYPNSPLIQETIFYQAEIDFFLANYESSLQNYLYLYDRMPEKSFTALRIAQIYYYQDNYAKSEEFLQDLTLNYDVCLLKGNIMLARKDYSSALAQFLQAEQFASDTLHKEEALSYRALCLYQMKRFKEASDLYLQISGQKGSPETYLLLAAKSAFAAGDYNSAVELNSSFIEQYPESVHFWEALSDIANAYYNMGNYEKAIDDWINILAHFRNTVDFDDQQYNVIQDALNGLELALKKVNNENVYNEMLALPDSFYSEYIKFELNYILVKCYADKVQWNDLLATAEQIKAKFPPSKKEDIELIMATGLMELDQLVDADTLLSSIYQESGNREALLKWAELEFLVGNYDSALEKYRIAYDSNPDGEIWVKMLKCSEANEYQNFDELWKLGSAYLDDHPEVYLLRLRQLYSAECFEEARDLADYIINNSFADYDQSSAYLMIGMIDYSTKAYSSAIATLKRVMALSPEYKDIQSGAVYYLVLSLLDSGANIEAKAYFRQYETNLNEIDKKELNEIMEGKR; this is translated from the coding sequence ATGAAATGGATTTATACCGCTCTGTTTGCCCTATTCCTGATTTGCTTATATGCAGCTGAGCCAACTGTAAAAGAAGATGGCTCTTCAGTGATGGCGGAAACAAGCAGTGATACATACACTTATAAGTATATAACAGAACTCGTCCAAGAAGGTGATTCTCCTAATTTGGAGAAAGAAATAATTATGTTTAAGGTTACTTATCCCGATTCACCTTATCTTCCTTATGTAAAATACATAGAAGGAAATCTGGCAATGGAACGAGGAGATTATTCAACCGCCATTTACATTTTTGAACCGTTGCTGAAAGTAAACTTAAATCAAACTGTGCTTGCCGATTTGATACTGAATTACGCTTATTGCTTAAGTGAATTAAAAATGTATGATGCATCGCTGTCTTTATTACAGCAGTTGGAAAGAAAAATTGGGAATCCACTGTATAATGACCTTGCCGATCATCTAAGGGGTGATATATATTTCAAACAGGGACAGTTTTATGCTGCAGAAGAATCATACACTAAGGCAGCAAAGGCATTTCCCACTAACGAGGCAATTCGCTATGCTTTGTATTCTACTTATCTGCAACTGGGAAAAGATGAAGAAGCGCTGACACTATTAAAAACACAAGCTGCTGAAAGCGATTATTTTTATAATTATGCTCGTCTCTGGTTGGAATTTTTACTCTCCAATGAACGCTATGCCGATTTTGATCAATTTATTATGGATAATCAGCTGGAAGAAAAAACCATTCCTGCGGAAATTATTGATATTTGCATCCGGAGATACTTGCAAGATTCCGACTACATAAAAGTGGCAGGACTATTACCAAAAGTTAAACAAGATTCTCCTCGCTTTCAATATTATAAAGCGCTGCTGCATATCAACTCAGGTAAGAAACAACAAGCAGATTCACTTTTAGCTGTCTTGTCAACTACCCCAGAAAAAGAAATAGCCATACCTGCCCTGCTGGAACATCTCAAATTGAGCTATGAGATAAATCCCGCAGCGGCAATTGAACAATTGAATAGCTATCTGTCACAGACCTCCGATGAGTTTATGAAAGCGGAACTATATTATACCCTGGGATATTTTTACTATCAAAGTGGAAATTATATTGATGCAATCAAACAACTGGCTCAAGCCAAACACTATGTTATAACCCGTGAGTTAATGAGTAGGATTGATTATTTAACTGCGGAAGCATTTTATGCTGCAGGCCGCATTGAATTGGCAAAAGCAGCATTCAATCGATATTTGAATCTATATCCTACTGGAAACAGAAGAGATAGGGCATGGTTTTATCTTGGCTATATAGATTATCTGGAAAAGGATTATATGGCAGCAAAATCTCTTTTTCAAGAATTTACAGAACTCTATCCCAATTCTCCTTTGATCCAGGAGACAATATTCTATCAGGCGGAGATTGATTTCTTTTTGGCAAACTATGAATCATCCTTGCAGAATTATCTTTACTTATATGATAGGATGCCGGAAAAATCATTTACGGCTTTAAGAATTGCTCAGATATATTACTATCAGGATAACTATGCTAAAAGTGAAGAATTTTTGCAAGACCTTACACTCAATTATGATGTTTGTCTTCTAAAAGGTAATATAATGTTGGCAAGAAAGGATTACTCTTCTGCTCTTGCGCAGTTTTTACAAGCGGAACAATTTGCCAGTGATACTTTGCATAAAGAAGAAGCGCTTAGCTATCGGGCATTGTGTTTGTATCAAATGAAACGCTTTAAAGAAGCATCCGATTTATATCTTCAAATATCCGGACAAAAAGGTAGCCCAGAGACCTATCTGTTATTAGCTGCCAAATCTGCTTTTGCCGCGGGAGATTATAATTCCGCGGTGGAATTAAACAGCTCATTCATTGAACAGTATCCTGAATCGGTTCATTTTTGGGAAGCATTATCTGATATAGCCAATGCTTATTATAATATGGGTAATTACGAAAAAGCCATTGATGACTGGATAAATATTCTTGCTCATTTTAGAAATACGGTTGATTTTGATGATCAGCAGTATAATGTAATCCAAGATGCCTTAAATGGCTTGGAACTGGCTTTGAAAAAAGTAAATAATGAAAATGTCTATAATGAAATGCTTGCGCTGCCCGATAGTTTTTATAGTGAATACATCAAATTTGAATTAAATTATATACTCGTGAAGTGCTATGCTGATAAAGTGCAATGGAATGATTTACTGGCTACGGCTGAACAAATAAAGGCGAAATTTCCCCCAAGCAAAAAGGAAGATATCGAACTGATTATGGCCACTGGCTTGATGGAACTTGATCAATTGGTAGATGCGGATACATTACTATCCAGTATCTATCAGGAAAGTGGAAATAGAGAAGCCCTTTTAAAATGGGCGGAACTCGAATTTTTAGTCGGTAACTATGATTCAGCTTTGGAAAAATATCGCATTGCCTATGATAGTAATCCAGATGGAGAAATCTGGGTTAAAATGCTAAAGTGTTCCGAAGCCAATGAGTACCAAAATTTTGATGAGCTGTGGAAACTTGGCTCTGCCTATTTGGATGATCATCCGGAAGTATATTTGCTCCGCTTGCGTCAGCTCTATAGTGCAGAATGTTTTGAAGAGGCAAGAGATTTGGCTGATTACATAATAAACAATAGTTTTGCCGATTATGATCAATCTTCCGCTTATCTGATGATTGGGATGATTGATTATAGCACAAAAGCATACTCTTCCGCTATAGCTACTTTAAAAAGAGTGATGGCTCTTTCTCCAGAATATAAAGATATTCAGAGCGGTGCAGTTTATTATTTAGTGCTGTCTTTACTTGATTCGGGAGCAAACATAGAGGCAAAGGCATATTTTAGACAATACGAAACGAATTTGAACGAAATAGATAAAAAAGAACTGAACGAGATTATGGAGGGAAAGAGATGA
- a CDS encoding lysophospholipid acyltransferase family protein, protein MPNQELTNNIEYISFRIALAGLKILPSQMAKAVLKGLFWFGGMVIGIRKKVALKQIGKVYPNKTARERTAIIKKMYRNMALSVYESYIMDDNTLYNNIRLRGKEHIDEALSLNRGAILATAHYGNWEAARVLPKAGIPLSGIAKPQRNVLFDNYTNAIRKRCGMHIINMKRGLREMLKELKENRVVAFLIDQNAGGSGLVMDFLGFPASHWKGAAKISLRYQIPIVPSFALRTDDDKIEIEFYPPILHPDWEDKEENYKVILAELDKILEQQINKHPEQWFWVHLRWKHSCNMLA, encoded by the coding sequence GTGCCTAATCAAGAACTGACCAATAACATAGAGTATATAAGTTTTAGAATAGCTTTGGCAGGATTAAAAATATTACCTTCCCAGATGGCGAAAGCAGTGCTTAAAGGTCTATTCTGGTTTGGAGGTATGGTTATTGGAATTCGTAAAAAGGTTGCTCTAAAACAAATTGGCAAGGTTTATCCCAATAAGACAGCCCGAGAAAGAACTGCAATCATAAAAAAAATGTACCGTAATATGGCGCTATCAGTTTATGAGAGCTATATTATGGATGATAATACGCTTTATAACAATATCCGGCTAAGAGGGAAAGAACATATTGATGAGGCATTATCTTTGAATAGAGGTGCCATATTAGCTACCGCTCATTACGGAAATTGGGAAGCAGCCAGAGTTTTACCCAAAGCAGGTATTCCACTTAGTGGAATTGCAAAACCCCAAAGAAATGTCCTATTTGATAACTATACCAATGCAATTCGGAAAAGATGTGGAATGCACATAATCAATATGAAACGCGGTTTAAGAGAAATGCTAAAGGAATTAAAAGAAAATAGAGTAGTAGCATTTCTGATTGATCAAAATGCAGGTGGGTCTGGTTTAGTGATGGATTTTTTAGGATTTCCCGCTTCTCACTGGAAAGGAGCAGCCAAAATTTCTTTGCGTTATCAAATTCCTATAGTTCCAAGTTTCGCACTTAGAACAGATGATGATAAAATTGAGATAGAATTTTATCCACCTATTTTGCACCCAGATTGGGAAGATAAAGAAGAGAACTATAAAGTAATTTTGGCAGAACTGGATAAGATTTTGGAGCAGCAAATTAATAAACATCCAGAACAATGGTTTTGGGTTCATCTTAGATGGAAGCATTCCTGCAATATGCTTGCCTGA